A window of the Hypomesus transpacificus isolate Combined female chromosome 8, fHypTra1, whole genome shotgun sequence genome harbors these coding sequences:
- the LOC124470382 gene encoding probable polyketide synthase 1 isoform X2, giving the protein MGKQQMALRCRSVSTTWVSNERLDEDIKRFNKKMLSVPTQDSLQTSIHLHKLNMGDTEDEIAVIGMGCNFPGGEGLQHFWNVLLEGRNCGGPIPNERFDMSEWYDPDDNKSGKSRTQKAALIDGLNEFDHKFFGMSETEVEQMDPQHRLLLESTYRTLENAGLPMEKASGTRTGVFVGLMNRDYESCAVQRSPNSINHYTGTGMVMSIAANRVSYMFNLTGPSLSIDCACSSSLVAIHLGCQALKQGDCEMALCGGVSCIINPWIFVALSKAKMISPEGTSKPFSSRADGYGRGEGCGMVLLKPLKQALKDGNEIWGIISKTAVNQDGRSVTPITKPSMVQQEALLRTIYSASDLSNVQYIEAHGTGTPVGDPIEAGTISKVIATARPPGSDTLRIGSVKGNIGHTESAAGVAGLIKVLLMMKYKTIVPSVFYSEDSASIDVKALNLKVPTKPEKWSDAVMVAGINNFGFGGTNAHAIVKQYKQTHTPKKSGRKSHKCFVLSGSSIKSIDMMMEDTIQQIDENSEFDLESLVYTSACRRSHLKHRYRRAFMTSTLADLKNQLKLTLNKNIALSNPDTRLVFVFCGNGVTYQGMCKQLLREEPVFREKVREVESLFQRFSNMAILDRLEVESGVDDFSKPEVIQPLLFAVQVGIASLLKHWGVRPDAVLGHSVGEVAAAHCSGLLSLEDAVKVIYHRSILQGMVTGGKMLVISNMAVLEILKMLPDYSGKICMAAYNSPQSCTLSGDADAIKSLHQKLSMSDKSKTLFFHILDVPAAYHSHLMDPILTQIEDRVGSLKVNETETKLFSTVTGKEVEQADFTTGKYWARNIREPVAFEQAVRSAADQKKNVVFVEIGPRRALQRNIMETLGKDITVISSVKPEKDHETMLSVFSKLFELGVCVDWDQFYKGCEVSPTPFPRYRFDYKKVELINGKWQKETSSNHKALSQNSDGDGFSCDLSLPSLSYLLEHKHNGVPLLPGAFYADLGLTVALESVKPKVPLNTLQLSIDFLSPFILTQNAPEIQVHVEPHEGKTRFKMQSSTATYAMGIVVCKRERLIEEQNISLSSIYKTCKLLITSEKLYSDLNSIGFQYGNVFQNKGDIHYGDEFGEAISVVTVSEELLPELHDYCIHPIVLDYLMQLFPIVSNVFDGRPGFPARIGSLTVNEPLQEEMIIYLRATKVEDRQFEVCGCFADKEGRVLVELRDVLIKYLGSHAAVLEEDFYHNEFRVVSEDMASSRGRKTLVFSDQLGISRSLQQHLSSKSKYISFTHAKDILTHGFPTLLANLKITDIKKNFEEVLFVWGNEDLTAHTSESVLDNMVNCCETFRQVILELRDTRFTNSIRAITYRSAETTVDHISSGFALSGMIRSCAAEMAELSIQWIDINSMSTDDIQALSHILRSYPCSKYAELVVKNGLVFNSTIVHIPLEKTESSISEGKVCSTTEPCTFQTTDPYRLTTLSAIPSDLENQYIPDKTVEIQLNKMCVHSADYFPVSVSDLNFGQTLYWSKHDAQNHNVLALDFNGTVTAVGKGVRKLKVGDQVVSCYPVVASTKIIVPEEACYKTKRFPFLKETPCVSYFVLAWEIMNRALPKVKEQKKTLGIVTSICDSALLKVLSLTASKSGWGIHVGGQCNGVFVDVDAIDAFVLLHPFDESLVAKAVNFPGVKHVVIVCESHTQGLLTHTVVRSEKDSVRTQNILMTIILQKGSLRAQMPHVYHWLKSLNLDRRAFVLDSFTFQRQTSGSIEFLPLDEQNSYFSSRMVPVVALCKEDSRGALSNIPLQQKPSQLFQKRAVYIVTGGLTGLGFETVRFISKKGGGHVVIFSRRNPSPDMQVDINNVEKETGSCIVCIKCDVSVSEDVQNAIGQIGKNFRSCPIRGVFHSAVVLHDELIETLDKSLFEKVMKPKVNGALNLHHATEQCKLDYFVCYSSISAFIGNAAQINYSAANTFLDTFCQYRRNIGLAGQSINWGALNIGLLLNKDHFHRFLEAKGLMVMDVAEIHEGLEQALLLNKPQQAVCRFHYKNIINNILPKNAALKVRLIDVMEKTLRKTQLSDSKADTTVSLSPPAEYIKSLLSETLGVDKNELHEESTLYALGIDSMLAMTLQNRIFHERGVNLPLVKILDPDASLSTLIAVLGEGTEVKGDDEEAVLDATRL; this is encoded by the exons ATGGGAAAACAGCAGATGGCTTTGAGATGCAGATCGGTGTCAACCACATGG GTTTCCAATGAAAGGTTAGACGAAGATATAAAAAGGTTTAACAAGAAAATGCTGTCAGTACCAACCCAGGATTCACTGCAGACAAG CATTCACCTTCATAAGTTGAATATGGGGGACACTGAAGATGAAATCGCTGTCATTGGCATGGGATGCAATTTTCCAGGAG GAGAGGGGCTTCAACATTTCTGGAATGTGCTGTTGGAGGGGAGGAACTGTGGTGGGCCAATTCCAAACGAAAGATTTGACATGTCCGAATGGTATGACCCAGACGACAACAAATCCGGAAAATCCCGCACGCAAAAAGCTGCTCTCATTGATGG GTTAAATGAATTTGATCACAAATTCTTCGGTATGTCAGAAACTGAAGTAGAACAAATGGACCCTCAGCACAGACTCCTTCTTGAGAGTACATATAGAACTTTAGAGAATGCTGGACTGCCAATGGAAAAGGCAAGTGGGACCAGAACAGGAGTATTTGTGG GGCTTATGAACAGAGATTATGAGAGTTGTGCTGTACAGAGAAGCCCAAATAGTATCAACCACTACACAGGCACTGGCATGGTTATGAGCATAGCAGCCAATCGAGTCTCCTACATGTTCAATCTCACTGGACCCTCACTGTCCATTGACTGTGCCTGTTCATCTTCTCTGGTTGCTATTCATTTAGGATGTCAAGCATTGAAACAAG GTGACTGTGAGATGGCTCTGTGCGGGGGCGTCAGCTGTATTATAAACCCATGGATCTTTGTCGCTCTCAGCAAAGCAAAGATGATCTCACCTGAAGGCACCAGCAAACCTTTCTCCAGCAGAGCAGATGGCTACGGCAGGGGTGAAGGCTGTGGGATGGTGTTGTTAAAGCCATTGAAACAA GCTCTCAAGGATGGCAACGAAATATGGGGCATCATCAGCAAAACTGCTGTCAACCAAGATGGCCGCTCAGTCACTCCAATCACCAAGCCATCCATGGTCCAACAGGAGGCGCTGCTGCGCACCATCTACTCTGCATCTGACCTGTCCAATGTCCAGTACATCGAGGCTCATGGGACTGGAACCCCAGTTGGGGACCCTATAGAGGCAGGGACCATCTCCAAAGTTATCGCCACAGCCAGACCTCCTGGCTCAGACACACTCCGCATCGGCTCTGTGAAAGGCAACATCGGCCACACAGAATCTGCAGCTGGAGTCGCAGGGCTGATCAAGGTACTTTTGATGATGAAGTATAAAACCATAGTACCttctgtcttctactctgaGGACAGTGCCAGTATAGATGTCAAAGCCCTGAATTTGAAAGTTCCAACCAAACCAGAAAAGTGGTCAGATGCTGTTATGGTTGCAGGAATAAATAACTTTGGTTTTGGTGGAACAAATGCACATGCTATTGTCAAACAATACAAGCAGACTCACACTCCTAAAAAGAGCGGTAGGAAATCTCACAAGTGCTTTGTCCTATCCGGAAGTTCCATCAAGTCGATTGATATGATGATGGAGGACACAATTCAGCAGATAGATGAAAACAGCGAATTTGACCTAGAAAGTCTCGTCTACACATCTGCGTGTAGGAGAAGCCACTTGAAACACAGGTACAGGCGGGCTTTCATGACCTCCACTCTGGCTGATCTGAAAAACCAACTGAAATTGACGCTGAATAAAAACATTGCCCTCTCAAATCCAGATACAAGGCTAGTGTTTGTCTTTTGTGGAAATGGTGTGACCTACCAGGGCATGTGCAAACAGCTTCTGAGAGAGGAACCTGTGTTCAGAGAGAAGGTCAGGGAAGTTGAGAGCCTTTTCCAGAGGTTCAGTAACATGGCAATCTTAGACAGACTGGAGGTTGAGTCTGGGGTTGATGATTTTTCAAAACCAGAGGTTATCCAGCCTCTACTCTTCGCCGTTCAAGTTGGCATTGCCAGTCTCCTGAAGCACTGGGGCGTCCGACCTGACGCTGTTCTTGGGCACTCTGTTGGAGAGGTTGCTGCCGCCCACTGTTCTGGCCTCTTGTCTCTTGAGGATGCTGTGAAGGTGATTTATCACCGCAGCATCTTACAGGGTATGGTCACAGGTGGAAAAATGCTTGTGATTAGCAACATGGCAGTGTTGGAAATCTTGAAGATGCTTCCAGATTACTCTGGAAAGATTTGCATGGCTGCATACAACAGCCCACAGTCTTGCACTCTTTCCGGTGATGCAGATGCTATTAAGAGTCTCCACCAGAAGTTAAGCATGTCAGACAAGAGTAAAACTCTGTTCTTCCATATCCTGGACGTTCCTGCCGCTTACCACAGCCATTTGATGGACCCCATCCTAACCCAAATAGAGGACAGGGTTGGCTCTTTGAAGGTGAACGAGACAGAAACTAAATTGTTCTCAACAGTGACAGGGAAGGAGGTGGAACAGGCAGACTTCACGACAGGGAAGTACTGGGCCAGGAACATCCGAGAGCCTGTTGCTTTTGAGCAGGCGGTGAGGTCTGCAGCCGACCAAAAGAAGAATGTGGTCTTTGTAGAGATAGGCCCCAGAAGGGCTTTACAGAGGAACATTATGGAGACTCTCGGAAAGGACATCACAGTCATCTCTTCTGTGAAACCAGAGAAAGATCATGAGACAATGCTTTCTGTCTTCTCCAAACTCTTTGAGCTTGGAGTCTGTGTTGATTGGGACCAGTTCTACAAGGGATGTGAGGTCTCACCAACACCTTTCCCAAGGTATAGGTTTGATTATAAAAAGGTAGAGCTTATCAATGGAAAATGGCAGAAAGAGACGTCCAGTAATCACAAAGCGCTAAGCCAGAACAGTGACGGCGATGGCTTTAGCTGTGATCTGTCTTTGCCATCTTTATCTTACCTCCTGGAACATAAGCACAATGGTGTCCCTCTCTTGCCAGGTGCCTTCTATGCTGATTTGGGTTTAACTGTTGCGCTGGAAAGTGTCAAACCAAAGGTTCCACTTAATACCCTGCAACTCAGCATTGACTTTCTGAGCCCATTCATTCTCACACAGAATGCACCCGAGATTCAAGTGCACGTTGAGCCTCATGAAGGTAAAACACGTTTCAAAATGCAGTCTTCTACTGCAACCTATGCAATGGGTATAGTTGTGTGCAAGCGAGAGAGACTGATTGAGGAGCAGAACATTTCCTTGAGCTCCATCTACAAGACATGCAAGCTACTGATTACTTCTGAGAAGCTTTACTCTGACCTAAACTCGATTGGATTTCAGTATGGTAATGTTTTCCAAAACAAGGGGGATATACACTACGGGGATGAATTTGGGGAGGCTATTTCAGTTGTCACTGTTTCTGAGGAGTTGCTGCCTGAATTGCATGACTATTGCATTCATCCCATAGTGTTAGACTACCTGATGCAACTTTTTCCTATTGTTTCCAATGTATTTGATGGAAGGCCAGGGTTCCCAGCCAGAATTGGAAGTTTGACTGTAAATGAACCCCTGCAAGAAGAGATGATCATCTATCTGAGAGCCACTAAAGTGGAGGATCGTCAGTTTGAGGTGTGTGGCTGCTTCGCAGACAAAGAGGGCAGGGTGTTGGTTGAGCTTCGGGATGTGTTGATCAAGTACCTAGGGAGCCACGCTGCTGTACTTGAGGAGGACTTCTACCACAATGAATTCCGTGTCGTCTCTGAAGACATGGCATCATCTCGTGGTCGCAAAACCTTGGTTTTCTCTGACCAGTTAGGAATATCGAGGTCTTTGCAACAGCACTTGAGTTCAAAATCTAAATACATCTCCTTTACACATGCTAAGGATATCCTGACCCATGGATTTCCCACTCTCTTGGCCAACCTCAAGATTACAGACATAAAGAAGAACTTTGAGGaggttttgtttgtgtggggtAACGAGGACCTCACAGCTCATACATCTGAGAGTGTTCTGGATAACATGGTGAACTGCTGTGAGACGTTCCGACAGGTCATCCTAGAACTTAGAGACACTCGTTTCACAAATTCCATCAGAGCAATAACCTATCGCTCAGCAGAAACCACAGTTGACCACATCAGCTCAGGCTTTGCCCTGTCTGGCATGATTAGGTCATGTGCTGCAGAGATGGCTGAGCTTTCAATTCAGTGGATTGACATCAACTCCATGTCCACTGATGACATTCAAGCTCTGTCACACATTTTAAGATCGTATCCATGCAGCAAGTACGCTGAGTTGGTGGTGAAAAATGGGTTGGTTTTCAATTCTACCATTGTTCACATTCCCCTTGAAAAAACGGAGAGCTCAATCTCTGAAGGGAAAGTCTGCTCAACAACTGAGCCCTGCACATTTCAGACGACTGACCCATACAGACTGACTACCTTGTCTGCCATTCCCTCTGACTTGGAGAATCAGTACATTCCTGATAAGACTGTTGAGATTCAGCTCAACAAGATGTGCGTTCATTCCGCTGATTACTTCCCCGTCAGCGTATCTGACCTGAACTTTGGCCAGACACTCTACTGGAGCAAACATGATGCTCAGAACCACAATGTTCTGGCTCTAGACTTCAATGGTACTGTCACTGCTGTAGGGAAGGGTGTACGCAAACTGAAAGTGGGAGATCAAGTTGTCTCTTGTTATCCAGTTGTGGCATCCACAAAAATCATCGTTCCTGAAGAGGCTTGCTACAAGACAAAGAGATTTCCATTTCTAAAAGAGACACCATGTGTTTCTTACTTTGTGTTGGCATGGGAAATCATGAACAGAGCATTGCCCAAAGtaaaagaacaaaagaaaacattGGGAATCGTGACTTCTATTTGTGACTCAGCTCTACTGAAGGTCCTGTCTCTGACAGCAAGTAAATCTGGATGGGGTATTCATGTAGGAGGACAGTGCAATGGTGTTTTTGTAGATGTTGATGCAATAGATGCATTTGTCCTCCTACACCCATTTGATGAGTCTTTGGTTGCAAAAGCTGTCAATTTTCCTGGGGTGAAACATGTTGTCATTGTCTGTGAATCCCACACCCAAGGCTTGCTCACCCACACAGTTGTCAGAAGTGAAAAGGATAGCGTTCGCACACAGAACATCCTGATGACTATTATCTTACAGAAGGGGTCACTCAGAGCACAGATGCCACATGTATATCATTGGCTCAAGTCTTTGAACTTAGACAGGAGGGCATTTGTTCTCGACAGCTTCACTTTTCAGAGACAGACGTCCGGAAGCATTGAGTTCCTTCCTTTGGATGAGCAAAATTCCTACTTCAGCTCCAGGATGGTTCCTGTGGTGGCACTGTGCAAGGAGGACTCCAGAGGCGCACTTTCCAATATTCCCTTGCAACAGAAACCCTCCCAGCTTTTCCAAAAAAGAGCTGTGTACATTGTTACAGGTGGTCTGACTGGGCTGGGCTTTGAAACAGTCAGGTTCATTTCCAAGAAAGGGGGAGGGCATGTAGTTATTTTCTCCAGACGTAATCCCTCACCAGACATGCAGGTGGACATAAACAATGTGGAGAAAGAGACCGGTTCCTGCATCGTTTGCATCAAGTgtgatgtctctgtctctgaggaTGTGCAAAATGCAATTGGTCAGATTGGCAAGAATTTCCGCTCCTGTCCAATCAGAGGGGTTTTCCACAGTGCCGTTGTCCTGCATGATGAGTTGATTGAAACCCTTGACAAATCTCTCTTTGAGAAAGTCATGAAGCCAAAGGTGAATGGGGCTCTAAATCTGCACCATGCAACAGAACAATGCAAGTTAGATTACTTTGTGTGCTACTCCTCCATTTCTGCCTTTATTGGCAACGCCGCACAAATTAACTACAGTGCAGCAAACACGTTCCTGGACACATTCTGTCAGTATAGACGGAACATTGGACTGGCTGGGCAGTCCATCAACTGGGGGGCTTTGAACATTGGTCTTCTGCTGAACAAAGACCATTTCCATAGGTTCCTTGAAGCTAAGGGGCTGATGGTGATGGATGTGGCAGAGATACATGAAGGTTTGGAGCAAGCCTTACTGCTAAACAAACCCCAACAGGCAGTGTGTAGGTTTCACTACAAAAACATTATCAACAATATTCTCCCTAAAAATGCTGCATTGAAAGTCCGCCTGATTGATGTAATGGAGAAAACACTCCGCAAAACTCAACTTTCAGACTCAAAAGCAGATACAACTGTCTCTTTATCACCTCCTGCTGAATATATCAAATCTCTCCTCAGTGAAACACTGGGTGTTGACAAGAACGAGCTACATGAAGAGTCCACCCTCTATGCCTTGGGCATTGACTCAATGCTTGCTATGACTCTGCAAAATCGCATATTTCATGAGAGGGGTGTGAACTTGCCCCTGGTTAAAATCTTAGACCCAGATGCTTCTCTGTCTACATTGATAGCAGTTCTGGGGGAAGGAACAGAGGTTAAGGGTGATGATGAGGAAGCAGTCCTCGATGCAACAAGGCTGTAG